In the Mytilus trossulus isolate FHL-02 chromosome 1, PNRI_Mtr1.1.1.hap1, whole genome shotgun sequence genome, one interval contains:
- the LOC134724181 gene encoding OTU domain-containing protein 5-B-like has product MTILPKKKPNKDKNETETADHSSMGHTHTTSENRHEKPSRGRNSPTRWLPSTSRDELLPGQDPGGSYEGFDASNSNKRRHRSSPHRSSRKHRQHNHQRSTPHAASSSSQANEYEETITGHNSDDEYVPPKCPDNIEELESWFETSLKEQKGFIIKKMGEDGACLFRAVADQIYGDQEMHGAVRKNCVDYMAKNADYFSHYVTEDFTTYLNRKRLDNCHGNHVEMQAICELFNRSIEVYQYSLEPINTFSCSYKTDNEPIRISYHQNTHYNSITDPYKATIGVGLGLPGFQPGLAEKNLMGDAVQQSENTHIEKCMLEDKLKETDWEVTQETIEEQVARESYLQWLMDNQNRAKSHTSTRSASATCTSCLASATCSSSCDLTYSDKPSSSEGRMGRSPRNRSNPNSQQNSPQQVDIPEHHSPKLSEQGRTGSPKTHPEVEAMEATVSIPPGAVGGAFSFDETSSLMNHQSSLLSGYQDWDEDDILAQVLAQSQHEYLDSLRKNSDLSPFNS; this is encoded by the exons ATGACTATTTTACCGAagaaaaagccaaataaagataaaaatgaaacGGAAACTGCTGACCATTCATCAATGGGTCACACACATACAACCAGTGAAAATCGACACGAAAAACCAAGTCGTGGTAGAAATTCGCCAACAAGATGGTTGCCGTCCACTTCACGGGACGAACTGCTACCTGGACAAGATCCAGGCGGATCTTATGAAGGTTTTGATGCTTCAAACAGCAATAAGAGGCGTCACAGGTCATCACCCCACAGAAGTTCAAGAAAACATAGACAACATAATCACCAAAGATCAACGCCACATGCCGCTTCATCCTCTTCACAGGCAAATGAGTATGAAGAAACAATAACTGGACATAACAGTGATGATGAATATGTACCACCAAAGTGTCCAGATAATATAGAAGAG CTGGAAAGTTGGTTTGAAACTTCATTAAAAGAACAGAAAGGATTTATTATAAAGAAGATGGGAGAAGATGGAGCATGCTTGTTCAGGGCAGTTG cTGACCAAATTTATGGTGACCAAGAAATGCATGGAGCTGTCAGAAAAAATTGTGTAGATTACATG gCAAAGAATGCTGATTATTTTTCACACTATGTCACAGAGGACTTTACAACATATCTGAATCGTAAAAGACTTGATAATTGTCATGGAAATCATGTAGAAATGCAAGCAATATGTGAACTGTTTAATAGATCTATTGAAGTGTATCAATATAGTCTAG AACCAATAAATACATTCAGTTGTTCCTACAAAACAGATAATGAACCGATCAGAATAAGTTATCATCAGAACACACATTATAACTCAATAACGGATCCATATAAAGCTACAATTGGTGTAGGTCTTGGTCTACCAGGATTTCAACCAGGG TTAGCAGAGAAAAATCTTATGGGTGACGCTGTACAACAGTCTGAGAACACTCATATAGAAAAG tgCATGTTAGAAGATAAGCTGAAAGAAACAGACTGGGAAGTCACCCAAGAAACCATAGAAGAACAGGTGGCAAGAGAGTCTTATCTCCAGTGGTTGATGGACAATCAAAATAGGGCAAAATCTCATACTTCT ACAAGATCAGCAAGTGCTACATGTACCAGTTGTTTAGCAAGTGCTACTTGTAGTTCATCCTGTGATTTAACGTACAGTGATAAACCTAGCTCTTCTGAAGGGAGGATGGGAAGGTCCCCTCGTAACCGTAGTAATCCTAATTCACAACAAAACAGCCCACAACAGGTGGATATTCCTGAACACCATTCTCCAAAACTAAGCGAACAAGGACGAACAG gttcACCAAAAACCCATCCTGAAGTAGAAGCCATGGAGGCCACAGTTTCTATACCCCCGGGAGCTGTTGGTGGTGCTTTTAGCTTTGATGAAACCAGTTCATTGATGAATCACCAGTCATCACTGCTGAGTG gaTATCAAGATTGGGATGAAGATGATATCCTTGCACAAGTTCTTGCACAGTCCCAACATGAATATTTAGACAGCTTGAGGAAAAACTCtgatttgtctccctttaacAGCTAA